Part of the Zingiber officinale cultivar Zhangliang chromosome 8A, Zo_v1.1, whole genome shotgun sequence genome, TAACTCAAAATTCATACTTTTGCAAAATTTTACACTATGAAAACTCAAACTCAATTAATGTATTATTTGCTTAAACAAATTGGCCCATAAAGAGTTTCAATTAAGTATTAGATGTTTACAAGTATGTTGTTCAATGCTAATTTGCCTAAAATAATTAGAAACAATTGATATAATTCACTACCTCATAAGATGAGAAGAGTCGCTGAAATAGTTGTTGAAGATTTGACCTTCTCACCACTTTAAAATTTCACATTGTTGTCAAGGTCCAAACCTTTATTTGTTGCCTATAATTAGTTGGTTTACAAGTCTTGGGAGCTTCAAACATTCAGTAAACTGTTTTCTACCCACTTCATGAAACTAGACTACTCACAATTCTTCAACTGCTTGGTAAACACAAATAACCAATACTTGGCAGTGAGTAGCTGGTTACTTTcttttttccttaaaaaattgTAATTGTCCAGTTTCTCTGGTATAGCAATATCATATGTTTCAATCATCATGATAGTAGGCTATTCATTGTATCTTCAGCTGCTTGATAAACAAAAATCACCAAGCATAGCAGTAACTGCCCCTCTTCTATGCATGTTGTAGGATGGCAAAGAGGAAGTTCTTCGAGCTTGGTATATGGACAACAGTGAAGAAGACCAGAGATTACCCCATCACTGTGAACCAAAGGAATTTGTTTCATTGGGCAAACTTTCaggttttaattttcatttcaaTATATTTTCGAAATTTTCTTTTCACTATTTCCACACTAGGATCTATTACATAGTAAACCTGGTCCATTTTCTTTTCTAGAATTAGGAATAGTCAGTTGGCGCCTGAATCCTGATGATTATGAGAATGATGAGGAATTGAAAAGAATCCGAGAGGCAAGGGGTTATTCTTACATGGTTTGTCATGAGGACCTCTTGCTTTTGATACTTTAATTAACAATGAAGCTTTTAAGGAACTTCAAGAAAAGTAGCTTATTGCTTAAACCTTTTGTAGGATATATGTGATGTATGTCCAGAGAAGTTGCCAAATTATGAGGCTAAGTTGAAGAATTTCTTTGAAGAGCACCTACACACTGACGAAGAAATACGTTATTGCCTTGAAGGGAGTGGTATGATATGATTTCCAATACTGGGTGTTGGGTTGATAGTTTGGCGGTTGAGTCTTATTTATCAttgttattctatttttttttaaaaaattgtaatgCAGGATATTTTGATGTGAGAGATAAAAGCGATCGCTGGATAAGGATAGCAGTGAAGAAAGGGGGCATGATTGTCTTGCCTGCTGGAATCTATCATCGTTTTACCCTTGACacagacaactatatcaaggtaaCAGCAGTTCTTGAAACTTGTCCACTTAGATGCTGGTTTTTGTGCACTGGCTGAAGCAGAAGTGATTTTTTTTTGACCTTTCAAGATAGTTTAACTAATCTCAAATACAAAAAGCTCTATTGAATTgtacttttattaaccaatcagaATTTTCAAAATGCAATTTTATTGACCAATCATAATTACCTTATCTCTTTTCAATGCATTTAGCTCTCACTACAATTTCATGGAGTTAGAAGCCTTTGCACAATTAATGTTGATAAAACTACTTAAGGATCAATTGGCAAGAGCTCAACAATTACATTAGTTAGTTGCATAAGCAATCCCAATTAGACTCACTCAGGGGTTCTGTTCACCTATGTTATCAACTACTCGGGAATATTTTGCTTTGCAAAATTGTATTTGCTGATTCACATAGGATTCCATGGAACAAGGCAACAATTGGACCATATACTATGATTGCATTCCATCATTTTCTTGAAACACCTGTTTGGGAATCCCGCTTCTTGTAAAATGAGAAATTGCAATGGCTGAGGTATGATATCAGGCAATGTTGATAGTGCATGATTGGTAGATTCGGATATACATTTTGACTCAAATTTGAAGGAGATGATCCCAGATTGTAGAAGTTTTCGCTTTTGTTATAGATTTGGTAAAATGAGCAAAGAAGAGGAGAGTCACGAGACAATGTTGGTCTACGATAGGGCAAGTCACAATTGTGGTGCAATTGAATATTTTAAATACTGATTTTATACTGGACCAGTCTTTGTGCTGTTGAGTATGCTTGTTATGTACTCAACATTTCATTATTTGATCGATGAATCATCTCTATAACTTTTTCTTGGGATGAAAGCAGATATAGATGTTGGatttaatctttttcttcttgcaGGCAATGCGCCTCTTTGTCGGTGAGCCAGTGTGGACTCCCTACAACCGGCCTCATGATCATCTCCCTGCAAGGTTTTCAGCATGCCCTACCCTTCTCGTCTTGGTTCATTTCGGTTCATGTTCTTACTGGATTCGTGTATTTGCAGGAAAGCATACGTTGAATCCTTTATCGAGAATAAAGCGTGCACTCAGGCGGTTGATGCTAATTGATGGCCATCGGAACCAATCTGAAAACTACAAGTATCCGAGTCCACCTAAAATATAATTATACTAATAATATTTCTGCATAATTCTACCAGTAACTCTCTGCGTTGTTCATCAACATGTAGACCTATTTGTGATATGATTTCGTGTATTTTTGTTGCTCTGCTTTGAGCTGATGTATAtgacacttgtaaaaaaaaaatcatcaaataCCCTTCAAAGAGTTAATCATTTTCTAAAATGCCTTCTAAATTTTTCATTCGTATCATAACAACTTCTAATGCTGCCATTTTTCTGTTAGAGATTTTCTTTCTGCTCTTGAAATATCTGTTCtaactttttaaataattattaaaatattgattaatttaagAGATGTAAGCGTTACTTT contains:
- the LOC122012770 gene encoding 1,2-dihydroxy-3-keto-5-methylthiopentene dioxygenase 2, translating into MESAFQDGKEEVLRAWYMDNSEEDQRLPHHCEPKEFVSLGKLSELGIVSWRLNPDDYENDEELKRIREARGYSYMDICDVCPEKLPNYEAKLKNFFEEHLHTDEEIRYCLEGSGYFDVRDKSDRWIRIAVKKGGMIVLPAGIYHRFTLDTDNYIKAMRLFVGEPVWTPYNRPHDHLPARKAYVESFIENKACTQAVDAN